The DNA segment AGTACGCGTTCCAGGCCAGCACGCCCAGCCACAAGACGACGAATCCGGCCGGAGGAGCGTCGGGGCCGCCCTGCACCGTCGTGCCGACCAGCACGATCGCGGCCACGGCGAACACCCCGAACGTCACAAAGACGAACCACTTCCCCATCGGCATCGGCGCGTATCGCACGCTCGACAGGTTGCCACTCGAAGCCCGTAATCGACATCGATCGCCTTGGCATCGGTTGTGGATGTTGAATGGTCGATAGCTCGGGGACGAGGACTCGAACCTCGACAAGAACATCCAAAGTGTCCGGTGCTGCCAATTACACCATCCCCGAAGGAGCCTCCACGGTAGCGACCGCCGCCACGAAACCCTGCCACCAACCGGCGATCTGGCGGTTGAGGTCGGTGCTCTTTGGCACGTCGACGCGCAGACAGCCGACATAGTCCGCAAGCGGAAGGCGCCGACCCGAGAGCGTTTCGTGCGTCTTTCGGGTCGTCGGCCGCAGCTCGGACTCCTCGATGCCGACGACGCCTGCCCAGAAACGCTCTGCCGCCGCAACATCGCCCGTCTTGTGGATCGCGACGCGAAAGATGAGTTCATCCTCTGCGACGCCAATCAGCGCGAGCCAAGCGAGGAACACCCGGATGATGTCGGGATCAGAGTTGATGAAAGACACGCGCTGACTCGGATTCCACGGCTTCGCCTTCCCGCCTTCCGCCCAGTACAACGCGAGCCCGGCCATGAACAGCTCAGAGCCGACGAGGGCGGCAGGCATCGCTGCACTGGCCCGCGACTTGATCTCGACTTCGCGCGCCTCTCGCATCGCCCGCCGAGCGGCCGCCCCCTTTCGCTGCCCCGCATCGCGCGCTCGTTGGAGACGCTCGGCGCCCTCGTCGGCGACGAGCACGTCATGCAGCCAGGCCGACAAAGTGCCCTTGGAAACGCCGAGCGCGGCGACGATTTCGCCGTACGTCCACCCACGGAGCCGCAGGTCGACCGCTGCGGCACGAAGGTCATCCTTCGCGGTCGGCCGTTTGGTCCACGTCGGCGGCGGCACACCCTTGAGCCAACGGCTCAGCACTCCACCGGTTGATCGATGACCGAGGATCTCGGCAATCTGCGACAGCGACTTGCCCTCGGCACGGAGCTCAACAGCGCGTTCTTTGGACATGTCCGGGAGGGTACGGACGAGGTGTAACACCCTCCGAAATACAAGAGCCCACCCGGGGAGGGTGGGCTACTTGCCGGCGGCGCGCCGTTGGAAGCGGGTCGCCTTGAGCATCTTGCGATGCTTCTTCTTGCGCATGCGCTTACGGCGCTTCTTGATCAGTGAACCCATGACGGCGGGCGACGATAGCGGGTCGTAGCCGGTTGAAGCGAACCGGCTACGGCGCCGCCGTCGTCGTGGTGGTCTCGGGAACGGTCGTCGAGGTCGTGGTTGTCGACGTGGAGGTCGTCGACGTCGAAGTGGTGGTCGTCGAGGTGGACGTGGTCGTCGTCGGCGGCGGGTTCACGGGCACGATGCCGAAGCCGGCGGCGACGCGCACGCCGCCGTTCCAACCGGTGCCGTAGGGCAGCGCTTGGAGGGTGAAGGTGCCGTCGACGTCGTAGCCGCGGATGTAGTCGCCACGGTTGGCGCAGTTCGGCGGCGTGTTGTCGACCGAGCACGGGCCGAGACCGGCGCCGTAGGGCGCCACGATCAGCGGGCCGTTGATGTCGTCGAGGAAGGCCACCTGCACGCCGGTGGCGACGCGGTCGTCGAACGCCGGGAAGCTGACGTCGCCTGGCGCCGCGGTGTTCACGTCGAAGGAGCGGATGTGGCCGCGGCCACCGAGAGCGCCGGTGAAGATCTCGTCGACGTTGTCGCCGTCCTCGTCGAAGGCGGTCACCGACACACCACCGTTGTAGGGCGCGTTGTATGCCATGAACTGATTCGTCGTGGTGGCCAGATCGGGCGACCACACCTTGACGTGGGGACCGCCGCCCGGACCCGCCGCCGTCACGATGCTCTCGTTGTCGGAGTCGGCATTGGTGTACGCACCGGCGACGAACACGCCGCCGTGGAAGCCCGTGTCATAGGCCATGCGTTCGCTCTTGACCACGGGATGGTCACTGACGATGTCCCACACGCGCACGTGGGGGCCGCCGCCGGCACCGGCGCCGGTGATGATCTCCATGTCGCCGTTGCCGTCGACGTCGGCCACGCCGAGGTGCACGCCGCCGGTGAACGCCGGGTCGTAGGCCATGAAGCTCCACTTGTCGATGGGCGCGCCGCCGAGCGTCCAGACGCGCACGTGCGGGCCGCCACCGGGGCCCGCCGCCGTGATGATCTCGTCCTGACCGTCGCCGTTGAGGTCGCCCATCGCCACTTCGACGCCGCCGTGGAAGCCGGGGTCGTAGGCGTAGAAGCTCGTGGAGGTCTCCTGCGCGCCCGTGGTGCGGAACAGGCGGACGTGCGGCCCGCCGCCGGGACCGGGGGCCGTCACGAAGAGGGACTCACCCGCCGCCGCCGCCGCGCCGTTGTGGGTGACCAGGTACGTACCGGCGCCGAGCACCGCCACCAGAGACGCGACGACCACCCGCCGCGAAGGAAGACGCATGGGCACTGTTTACCCGATTCGCGTCGTATTACCCGGAGATTGTCGCAACGACGCGACCGGCGTCGGGGAACGCCCCTTCGACGAACCACGTCGACCCGCTTCCGGCGAGGACGGGGACCGCTCCGG comes from the Acidimicrobiales bacterium genome and includes:
- a CDS encoding helix-turn-helix domain-containing protein, whose amino-acid sequence is MSKERAVELRAEGKSLSQIAEILGHRSTGGVLSRWLKGVPPPTWTKRPTAKDDLRAAAVDLRLRGWTYGEIVAALGVSKGTLSAWLHDVLVADEGAERLQRARDAGQRKGAAARRAMREAREVEIKSRASAAMPAALVGSELFMAGLALYWAEGGKAKPWNPSQRVSFINSDPDIIRVFLAWLALIGVAEDELIFRVAIHKTGDVAAAERFWAGVVGIEESELRPTTRKTHETLSGRRLPLADYVGCLRVDVPKSTDLNRQIAGWWQGFVAAVATVEAPSGMV
- a CDS encoding AURKAIP1/COX24 domain-containing protein, coding for MGSLIKKRRKRMRKKKHRKMLKATRFQRRAAGK
- a CDS encoding VCBS repeat-containing protein — protein: MRLPSRRVVVASLVAVLGAGTYLVTHNGAAAAAGESLFVTAPGPGGGPHVRLFRTTGAQETSTSFYAYDPGFHGGVEVAMGDLNGDGQDEIITAAGPGGGPHVRVWTLGGAPIDKWSFMAYDPAFTGGVHLGVADVDGNGDMEIITGAGAGGGPHVRVWDIVSDHPVVKSERMAYDTGFHGGVFVAGAYTNADSDNESIVTAAGPGGGPHVKVWSPDLATTTNQFMAYNAPYNGGVSVTAFDEDGDNVDEIFTGALGGRGHIRSFDVNTAAPGDVSFPAFDDRVATGVQVAFLDDINGPLIVAPYGAGLGPCSVDNTPPNCANRGDYIRGYDVDGTFTLQALPYGTGWNGGVRVAAGFGIVPVNPPPTTTTSTSTTTTSTSTTSTSTTTTSTTVPETTTTTAAP